GTTCCTGGAGGCTGCCGGGATCAACTGAAAAAACAACGCACCGGCAACGGCGGTCCGGTTGCCCATTCATGCAAAAAATATAAGCGAGAAATTTTGTTATGTTGAACGGACAGAAAGTGGTTGTCGTCCTGCCGGCCTATAACGCCGCACTGACCCTTGAGAAAACCTTTCACGACATCCCCGGCGACATCGTTGACAACGTCCTGCTGGTTGACGATGCCAGCCAGGACGAAACGATTGAAGTTGCCCGGCGGTTAGGAATAAAATATACCAGGCACCCCCGTAACAAGGGATACGGCGCCAACCAGAAAACCTGCTATACCGACGCCTTGGGCCTGGGAGCGGATATCGTGGTCATGCTTCATCCCGACTATCAGTATTCCCCCCGGATAATCCCGGCCCTGGCAGGCCTCGTGGCCAGCGGTGAATATGACGTGGCCATCGGTTCCCGGATCCTGGGCGGCAGAACCAGACAGGGCGGCATGCCGCTCTATAAATATGTTGCCAACCGTTTTCTGACCCTGATCCAGAACCTGCTGCTCCGGGCCAAATTGTCCGAGTATCACACCGGGTTCCGGGCTTTTTCCCGGCAGGTCCTTGAAACCCTGCCCCTGCGGGAGAACTCCGACGATTTTGTCTTTGACAACGAGATGCTGGTCCAGGTTATTGCCTTTGGTTTTCAGATAGGCGAGGCCTCCTGCCCCACCCGATACTTTCCCGAGGCATCTTCAATCAATCTGTCCAGAAGCATAAAATACGGCCTCGGGGTCCTGCTCACCTCGGTCAAGTATGTCCTGCAAAAGTGGGGCTGGGTCCGATTTCCCATCTTCTCGCGCACCGGCAGGAAACTCAACCCCGGTTCGCCCGGATCCAGCGGCGGGAAAAATCCGCGGCCCTGATACCCACCGCCTCAAGGAAATATAAAAAATCAGCGGTGCGGCCGCAGCACGAGCCTTCCCTTAAGG
The Desulfobacterales bacterium DNA segment above includes these coding regions:
- a CDS encoding glycosyltransferase family 2 protein gives rise to the protein MLNGQKVVVVLPAYNAALTLEKTFHDIPGDIVDNVLLVDDASQDETIEVARRLGIKYTRHPRNKGYGANQKTCYTDALGLGADIVVMLHPDYQYSPRIIPALAGLVASGEYDVAIGSRILGGRTRQGGMPLYKYVANRFLTLIQNLLLRAKLSEYHTGFRAFSRQVLETLPLRENSDDFVFDNEMLVQVIAFGFQIGEASCPTRYFPEASSINLSRSIKYGLGVLLTSVKYVLQKWGWVRFPIFSRTGRKLNPGSPGSSGGKNPRP